A DNA window from Fusarium fujikuroi IMI 58289 draft genome, chromosome FFUJ_chr11 contains the following coding sequences:
- a CDS encoding related to feruloyl esterase B precursor, translating into MLSAGLVVLSGFIPQVLSDTSTDICFPQDTMRPTFLLFSGLGACAAAGKGDDFAAKCAGFKNSLKLPNTKVWFTEHVPAGKNITFPDNHPTCTPKSTITDVEICRVAMFVTTGPKSNLTLEAWLPSNWTGRFLSTGNGGMAGCIQYDDVAYGAGFGFATVGANNGHNGTSAAPMYKNSGVVEDYVYRSVHTGTVLGKELTKKFYGKKHTKSYYLGCSTGGRQGWKEAQSFPDDFDGIVAGAPAMRFNGLQSRSGSFWGITGPPGAATHLSPAEWAMVQKNVLVQCDEPLDGVADGILEDPNLCQYRPEALVCSKGQTTNCLTGPQIETVRKVFGPLYGNNGTYIYPRIPPGADQGFGFAIGETPFPYSTEWFQYVIWNDTKWDPSAIGPNDYQKASEVNPFNVETWEGDLSKFRKRGSKIIHWHGLEDGLISSDNSMEYYNHVSATMGLSNTELDEFYRYFRVSGCGHCSGGIGANRIGNNRANLGGKEANNNVLLALVKWVEEGKAPETITGVRYVNGATTGKVEVERRHCRYPYRNVWDRKNNYKSPDSWKCELPK; encoded by the coding sequence ATGTTGTCCGCCGGCCTTGTTGTCTTGTCTGGCTTTATTCCCCAGGTTCTCAGCGACACCTCGACTGATATTTGTTTTCCGCAAGATACTATGCGTCCTACATTTTTGCTCTTTTCGGGGCTGGGGGCTTGTGCTGCCGCTGGCAAGGGTGATGACTTTGCGGCTAAATGCGCTGGCTTCAAGAACTCGCTGAAGCTGCCCAACACCAAGGTCTGGTTCACTGAGCACGTGCCTGCTGGGAAAAACATCACTTTTCCTGACAACCACCCAACATGCACGCCCAAGAGCACCATCACTGATGTTGAGATCTGCCGTGTGGCTATGTTTGTCACTACTGGTCCCAAGTCAAACCTTACCCTTGAGGCTTGGCTTCCTTCCAACTGGACCGGCCGATTCCTGAGCACTGGAAATGGTGGAATGGCTGGATGTATTCAGTACGATGACGTTGCTTACGgtgctggctttggctttgcgACTGTTGGAGCTAACAACGGTCATAACGGCACTTCAGCTGCCCCCATGTACAAGAACTCGGGAGTGGTTGAGGATTATGTTTACCGTTCAGTCCACACTGGAACTGTTCTCGGTAAAGAGCTTACGAAGAAGTTCTACGGCAAGAAGCATACCAAGTCTTACTATCTTGGATGCTCAACTGGTGGACGACAAGGATGGAAGGAGGCCCAGAGCTTCCCTGATGACTTCGATGGTATTGTGGCTGGTGCTCCTGCCATGCGCTTCAACGGTCTTCAGTCCCGTTCTGGAAGCTTCTGGGGTATCACTGGCCCTCCTGGAGCAGCTACCCATCTCAGCCCTGCGGAATGGGCCATGGTCCAAAAGAACGTCTTGGTTCAGTGCGACGAGCCACTTGACGGTGTTGCCGATGGCATTCTCGAGGATCCCAACCTTTGCCAGTACCGCCCTGAGGCTCTTGTCTGCAGCAAGGGTCAGACGACGAACTGCCTGACTGGACCCCAGATCGAGACAGTCCGCAAGGTCTTTGGTCCTCTCTATGGTAACAACGGCACATACATCTACCCTCGAATTCCCCCTGGAGCCGATCAGGGATTCGGCTTTGCCATTGGCGAGACTCCGTTCCCTTATTCCACGGAATGGTTCCAGTATGTTATCTGGAACGACACCAAGTGGGATCCCAGCGCCATTGGACCGAATGATTACCAGAAGGCTTCTGAGGTCAACCCCTTCAACGTCGAGACATGGGAGGGAGATCTTTCCAAGTTCCGCAAGCGTGGATCCAAGATCATTCACTGGCATGGTCTCGAGGATGGTCTCATCAGCTCAGACAACTCCATGGAGTACTACAACCACGTCTCGGCTACTATGGGCTTGAGCAACACTGAACTTGATGAGTTCTACCGATACTTCCGTGTCAGCGGCTGCGGCCACTGTTCAGGTGGAATTGGAGCCAATCGCATTGGAAACAACCGCGCCAACTTGGGTGGCAAGGAGGCGAATAACAACGTCCTGCTCGCTCTTGTCAAGTGGGTTGAGGAGGGCAAGGCACCCGAGACTATTACCGGTGTCCGTTACGTCAACGGTGCTACCACCGGAAAGGTCGAAGTTGAGCGAAGACACTGCCGCTATCCCTATCGCAACGTCTGGGACCGCAAAAACAACTACAAAAGTCCCGACAGCTGGAAGTGCGAGCTGCCCAAGTAA
- a CDS encoding related to integral membrane protein PTH11, with protein sequence MGSADSFAAEAFTLLSIGISVIGLRTFARIRQVGVRNFEADDYLMLLAIIPYTIETALAYTVGAKFHGLTNSGMTDEERKALSPHSEEFTWRVGGSKIQIAGWIMYGSCLWVIKSALCAFYFRLTAGLTGYKTRIYIGFGFIASTYIAIICCILFSCRPFNRFWQIYPDPGNFCHPAISRLYIFIIVSLNILTDVYLLAIPIPMLWGARIPKVKKYGLVVLFSGAVFVMVAGLLRCILILKNPKSGPIEGASWAVRESFVAVVTANLPSTWGWMRQKLKPIFGSLLSSNNVSSKYKGGPEPGSIMLADGNGSNWKRSNGRSIRSTTGLGSVNDRNVYIHGGGGEASSDEIIPSMPGITKEVEFTVEESNARK encoded by the exons ATGGGTAGTGCTGACTCCTTCGCCGCCGAGGCGTTTACACTGCTCTCTATTGGCATCTCGGTTATTGGGTTGCGAACGTTTGCGAGGATACGACAAGTCGGCGTGAGGAACTTTGAGGCCGACGATTACCTCATGCTGCTGGCGATTATTCCGTATACGATCGAGACGGCGCTTGCGTATACTGTTGGAGCAAAGTTCCACGGGCTGACAAATTCTGGCATGACAGATGAGGAGCGCAAGGCTCTGTCGCCGCACAGTGAAGAATTTACGTGGAG GGTTGGAGGATCCAAGATCCAGATCGCTGGTTGGATCATGTATGGATCCTGTTTATGGGTGATCAAGAGTGCGTTATGCGCTTTCTACTTCCGACTCACG GCTGGACTCACCGGATACAAAACTCGAATCTACATCGGCTTCGGCTTCATAGCCTCGACCTACATCGCCATTATATGTTGTATTCTCTTTAGTTGTCGTCCGTTTAACCGCTTTTGGCAAATATACCCCGACCCAGGCA ACTTCTGTCATCCCGCGATATCCAGGCTttacatcttcatcattgtcAGCCTCAACATCCTAACGGACGTTTACTTGCTCGCCATCCCTATTCCGATGCTTTGGGGCGCTCGCATTcccaaggtgaagaagtaCGGACTAGTTGTGCTTTTCTCTGGCGCTGTATTTGTGATGGTTGCTGGTTTGCTACGAtgtatcctcatcctcaag AATCCCAAATCGGGTCCTATTGAAGGTGCTAGTTGGGCAGTCCGAGAATCCTTTGTTGCCGTCGTGACAGCCAATCTTCCCAGTACCTGGGGATGGATGCGACAAAAGCTCAAACCCATCTTcggctctcttctctcgtcCAACAACGTCAGCTCAAAGTACAAAGGCGGCCCCGAACCTGGAAGTATCATGCTCGCCGACGGAAATGGATCAAACTGGAAGAGGAGTAATGGAAGATCTATCAGATCAACGACGGGGCTTGGAAGTGTGAATGATCGGAATGTGTACATTCACGGAGGAGGTGGCGAGGCTAGTTCGGATGAAATAATTCCCTCAATGCCTGGGATTACAAAAGAAGTAGAGTTTACGGTCGAGGAGTCGAATGCAAGAAAATGA
- a CDS encoding related to polyamine oxidase precursor has protein sequence MRHSTSQLLSLSLGILLGSSEAASIPRKETCTKTKVAILGAGVAGITAAQTLHNASIHDFIILEHNDHVGGRMKHTTFGKSSDGTPFTVELGANWIEGLQNPSGEINPIWRLAQKHKVKNTYSNDSAIITYDETGASDYTDLIDLFDEKFEIASQDAGYIFTENLQDTSTRAGLSLAGWKPKKDMKMAAADWWGWDFETAYSPEESGFVYGVAGNNATFKHFSDETNLVIDQRGYNAWLVGEANDFLKKNDPRLRLKTTVKKIEYTTKGVKIDTNNGCVEADYAICTFSVGVLQNDAVDFEPTLPRWKREAIQVFQMGTYTKIFMQFNETFWPEDTQYFLYADPEQRGYYPLFQSLSTPGFLPGSNILFGTVVQQQAYEVEQQSDEKTKKEIMEVLRSMFPDKDVPEPTAFMYPRWSMEEWSYGSYSNWPVGMTLEKHQNLRANVDRLWFAGEANSAEFFGYLHGAYFEGQEIAERITRILKGEESEQSQQMKRYKTLRGTTELEEHDSANGWSTPLDD, from the exons ATGCGACACTCAACATCTCaactcctctccctctcccttgGCATTCTACTGGGCTCAAGTGAAGCAGCATCAATACCACGCAAAGAGACCtgcaccaagaccaaggttgCAATTCTGGGTGCCGGTGTAGCTGGTATCACTGCTGCCCAAACCTTGCACAATGCGTCCATCCACGACTTTATCATCCTTGAGCACAATGACCACGTAGGGGGCCGTATGAAACATACTACTTTCGGAAAGTCCTCCGACGGCACGCCTTTCACTGTCGAGCTCGGTGCGAACTGGATCGAAGGTCTACAGAACCCGTCAGGCGAGATCAACCCCATTTGGCGCTTGGCTCAGAAGCACAAAGTGAAGAATACGTATTCTAATGATAGTGCGATCATCACGTACGATGAAACTGGAGCTTCCGATTACACTGATCTGATTGACCTCTTTGACGAGAAGTTTGAGATCGCCTCGCAGGATGCTGGCTATATCTTCACCGAGAATCTACAAGATACATCAACTCGCGCTGGTCTCAGCCTGGCTGGCTGGAAACCAAAGAAGGATATGAagatggctgctgctgacTGGTGGGGCTGGGATTTTGAGACGGCTTATTCTCCAGAAGAAAGTGGCTTCGTGTATGGTGTCGCTGGAAACAATGCTACCTTCAAGCATTTCAGCGACGAGACCAATCTTGTCATCGATCAGCGGGGTTACAATGCTTGGCTGGTTGGAGAAGCGAAcgacttcctcaagaagaacgaCCCAAGACTTCGTCTAAAGACTACAGTCAAAAAGATCGAGTACACCACCAAGGGCGTCAAGATCGACACCAACAACGGGTGCGTCGAAGCAGACTACGCCATCTGCACCTTCTCCGTCGGCGTCCTCCAGAATGACGCCGTTGACTTCGAACCTACACTTCCCCGCTGGAAAAGAGAGGCCATTCAGGTCTTTCAGATGGGTACCTATACGAAGATATTCATGCAGTTTAACGAGACATTTTGGCCCGAGGACACACAGTACTTCCTCTACGCCGACCCAGAGCAACGCGGCTACTACCCATTGTTTCAGTCGCTCAGTACACCGGGCTTTCTGCCAGGATCGAATATTTTGTTTGGCACAGTTGTGCAACAGCAAGCTTACGAAGTTGAGCAACAGTCGGAtgaaaagaccaagaaggaaatcaTGGAGGTGCTACGCTCTATGTTCCCCGATAAGGATGTTCCCGAGCCCACTGCATTTATGTATCCCCGCTGGAGTATGGAAGA GTGGTCGTACGGGTCCTACAGTAACTGGCCTGTCGGTATGACGCTTGAGAAACATCAGAACCTCCGTGCGAATGTAGATCGATTGTGGTTTGCCGGGGAGGCTAATTCTGCCGAATTCTTCGGGTACTTGCATGGCGCTTACTTTGAAGGGCAGGAGATTGCTGAACGAATTACGAGGATATTGAAGGGCGAGGAGTCAGAGCAGTCACAACAGATGAAGAGGTACAAGACGTTACGTGGAACAACAGAATTGGAAGAGCACGACTCTGCCAATGGATGGTCGACTCCTCTCGACGATTAA
- a CDS encoding related to neutral amino acid permease, whose translation MGAEDKTTKTQPEMAQPEHHRAASIRGIDGDEINTINDGGDIMDSKEQSDEPVQNIFNQGGKNYRTLGKWDTVFVLVTNQVGLGVLSLPGCLKVLGVIPGIIAIIGLGSLSAYTAYELLQFYRKYPHVVNVVDMCGIIGGRPLEIIAGIGLMIKVMMTCASASVTLSVAFNTLSNHAFCTVSFVIIAVVACWVLCLPRTVKFVSQSGIPSTISILAAALTVMISLGLDTPSQAPPGWDREIQVIGNPTFRQGLNACLKICYAYAGNISFVSYMAEMKNPSRDFPMALACLEVFSITLYTIVAVAIYCLAGDYTTSPALGSAPRIAAKVAYGLVLPCVFATAMAFGHTGIKYMYVVAMRSIKATHQVTDRSVKSWSIWVACVTLYWIIVFVISNAIPIFDSILSISSATTIAWFTFGLSAIFWFHINKGQYTKNWKKIALCIINGMLIVQSLFMNGGGLWSSITELLNIFENDKSSIRGVFSCGDNSI comes from the exons ATGGGCGCTGAAGATAAAACGACAAAGACCCAGCCTGAGATGGCTCAGCCCGAGCATCACCGCGCTGCCTCCATTCGCGGCATCGACGGCGATGAGATCAACACTATCAACGATGGCGGCGACATCATGGACTCCAAGGAGCAATCTGACGAGCCCGTGCaaaacatcttcaaccaaGGCGGCAAGAATTACAGAACACTCGGCAAATGGGACACTGTCTTCGTCCTCGTCACCAACCAAGTCGGACTTGGTGTATTGTCTCTGCCCGGTTGTTTGAAAG TCCTCGGGGTGATTCCAGGCATAATTGCCATCATTGGACTTGGTTCCCTCTCTGCCTACACTGCCTATGAACTCCTCCAGTTTTACAGAAAGTATCCTCACGTCGTTAACGTCGTCGATATGTGCGGTATCATCGGTGGCCGACCGCTTGAGATCATTGCGGGCATTGGTTTGATGATCAAGGTTATGATGACCTGTGCATCTGCCAGTGTGACATTATCAGTTGCTTTCAACACCCTGAGCAACCATGCCTTCTGTACCGTcagcttcgtcatcatcgccgtcgtAGCTTGCTGGGTCCTTTGCCTTCCTAGAACCGTCAAATTCGTCTCGCAATCTGGTATCCCCTCTACAATCAGCATTTTAGCCGCCGCTCTTACCGTCATGATCAGCTTGGGCCTCGATACTCCCTCTCAGGCTCCTCCCGGATGGGATCGCGAGATCCAGGTTATCGGCAACCCAACTTTCCGACAAGGTCTCAACGCTTGTCTCAAGATCTGCTACGCTTATGCCGGAAACATCAGCTTCGTCTCATACATGGCCGAGATGAAGAACCCTAGTCGTGATTTCCCCATGGCTTTGGCTTGCCTTGAGGTCTTCTCCATTACCCTTTATACAATCGTCGCCGTCGCGATTTACTGCCTTGCTGGAGACTATACTACCTCTCCAGCTCTTGGATCCGCGCCTCGAATCGCCGCCAAGGTTGCCTACGGTCTCGTGCTTCCTTGTGTGTTCGCGACAGCTATGGCTTTCGGTCATACCGGCATCAAGTACATGTATGTTGTCGCCATGCGATCAATCAAGGCTACCCACCAAGTCACCGACCGAAGTGTTAAGTCTTGGAGCATCTGGGTTGCCTGTGTGACGCTTTACTGGATCATTGTCTTTGTCATTTCCAACGCCATCCCCATTTTCGACTCtatcctctccatctcctctgcCACCACGATCGCCTGGTTCACATTTGGTCTCAGTGCCATCTTCTGGTTCCACATCAATAAGGGCCAGTATACCAAGAACTGGAAGAAGATTGCCCTCTGTATTATTAACGGCATGCTTATCGTCCAGTCGTTGTTCATGAACGGTGGAGGTCTGTGGTCTTCCATTACCGAATTGTTGAACATCTTTGAGAACGATAAAAGCTCCATTCGTGGCGTCTTCTCATGCGGCGACAACTCCATTTAG
- a CDS encoding probable DFG5 protein, with protein sequence MKASLAVTWALAAVVQGVDVSWDDDNSIKQAASTVAYGLVKYYTGNNTGDTPGNLPDPYYWWTAGGMFGTLIDYWWLTGDESYNKITTQAMLHQVGTNDDYMPDNQTMTEGNDDQGFWAVAAMSAAEHKYPNPPSDQPQWLALVQAVFNEYVSRWDTQHCGGGMRWQIFTWNAGYDYKNSISNGCFFNIAARLARYTGNTTYGDWAEKVWDWETKIGLINSDYQVRDGVHFEGKCPSSMDTNQWTYNSGVYLYGAAAMYNMTGKASWKTRVDGLLEDIKTVFVKNGVIYEQFCEEHKLCNLDQQTFKGYLTRWMAATALVAPHTSEYITATLLSTAKKAAASCTGSPSTGFAGKAGTACGFTWLTNGFDGIVGVGPQMSSLQSIMYTLAPKANAPVTTKTGGTSKGNPGGGQTNMDVDVSKPKYAKITTMDRVGAGAITCMILACVIGGSVFATV encoded by the exons ATGAAAGCGTCATTGGCTGTAACTTGGGCGTTGGCAGCAGTTGTTCAAGGTGTTGATGTGTCATGGGACGACGACA ACTCTATCAAACAAGCTGCTAGTACTGTTGCCTATGGCTTAGTGAAATACTACACTGGTAACAATACCGGTGATACACCAGGCAACCTGCCAGATCCCTATTATT GGTGGACGGCAGGGGGCATGTTCGGTACATTAATCGATTACTGGTGGCTTACTGGCGATGAGAGCTACAACAAGATTACTACACAGGCTATGCTGCATCAGGTCGGCACAAACGACGACTATATGCCCGACAACCAGACTATGACAGAAGGCAACGATGATCAAGGATTTTGGGCAGTGGCTGCGATGTCAGCAGCTGAACATAAATATCCCAACCCGCCATCAGACCAACCGCAATGGCTAGCACTAGTTCAGGCTGTTTTCAACGAATATGTTAGCCGTTGGGATACACAGCACTGTGGCGGCGGAATGAGATGGCAAATTTTCACCTGGAACGCAGGATACGATTACAAAAATTCCATCTCGAACggttgcttcttcaacataGCTGCGCGTCTCGCTCGCTATACTGGCAACACCACTTACGGGGACTGGGCTGAGAAGGTTTGGGATTGGGAAACCAAGATCGGACTCATCAACAGCGATTATCAGGTCCGAGATGGTGTCCATTTCGAAGGAAAATGCCCCAGCTCCATGGATACTAACCAATGGACCTACAACAGTGGTGTCTATCTTTATGGAGCAGCTGCCATGTACAACATGACCGGAAAAGCTTCGTGGAAGACCCGAGTAGACGGTCTGCTGGAGGACATAAAGACCGTGTTTGTGAAGAATGGTGTTATCTATGAACAATTCTGCGAGGAACACAAACTTTGTAACCTCGACCAACAGACCTTCAAAGGATACCTCACCCGTTGGATGGCAGCTACAGCACTGGTAGCTCCCCATACCTCTGAATACATCACAGCGACGCTGCTATCGACGGCAAAGAAGGCCGCCGCTTCATGTACAGGATCACCCTCCACAGGTTTCGCAGGCAAGGCTGGCACAGCTTGCGGCTTTACATGGTTGACCAACGGGTTCGACGGAATTGTCGGGGTTGGACCGCAGATGAGTTCTCTGCAATCTATCATGTACACCCTCGCCCCGAAAGCGAATGCGCCAGTGACAACCAAGACTGGAGGAACGTCAAAAGGCAATCCTGGTGGTGGCCAGACGAACATGGATGTCGACGTGTCGAAACCGAAATATGCAAAGATAACAACGATGGACAGGGTAGGGGCTGGTGCCATAACATGTATGATTCTAGCTTGCGTTATTGGGGGTTCTGTATTTGCTACTGTCTAA